In the genome of Sciurus carolinensis chromosome 3, mSciCar1.2, whole genome shotgun sequence, one region contains:
- the C3H2orf66 gene encoding uncharacterized protein C2orf66 homolog yields the protein MSKATLLLLCVALVLTGHVHGATLRNEDKWKPLSNPRNRDLFFRSLQAYFKGRGLDLGRFPNTFSMNENPRPFSFQPELIASAFADYEEQKNSLPNYLRG from the exons ATGTCCAAAGCAACCCTCTTGCTGCTGTGTGTTGCCCTGGTGCTAACTGGGCATGTGCATGGAGCCACGCTGAGAAATGAAGACAAGTGGAAGCCACTCAGCAACCCCAGAAATCGTGATCTG ttTTTCAGAAGCCTTCAGGCATATTTTAAGGGCAGAGGTCTTGATCTTGGGAGATTTCCAAATACGTTCTCCATGAATGAAAATCCCAGACCTTTCTCTTTCCAGCCAGAACTTATAGCTTCTGCATTTGCAGACTATGAAGAGCAGAAAAATTCCCTTCCCAATTACCTCAGAGGCTGA